Proteins encoded together in one Oceanidesulfovibrio indonesiensis window:
- a CDS encoding HK97 family phage prohead protease: protein MEKRFTTEIRAKGRKLEGYAATFNHEARIADFVEVIQPGAFSGSLTGRDILALVDHDPTRLLARTRSGSLRIHEDAHGLAFELDIPDTQPGRDVLALAERGDLGGMSFGFTVAENGERWTGNRRELRAVTLHEISVVSAWPAYDGTIVQARARTPRLNRLRRYLETV from the coding sequence ATGGAAAAGAGATTCACGACTGAGATACGGGCCAAAGGCCGCAAGCTGGAAGGCTACGCCGCGACCTTCAACCATGAGGCGCGGATTGCCGACTTCGTGGAGGTTATCCAGCCAGGCGCTTTTTCCGGCTCCCTCACCGGCCGGGACATTCTCGCCCTGGTGGATCACGACCCCACGCGGCTTCTCGCCCGGACCCGGAGCGGCAGCTTGCGCATTCACGAGGACGCCCACGGCTTGGCCTTCGAGCTGGACATACCCGACACGCAACCCGGCCGCGATGTGCTGGCCCTGGCCGAACGTGGCGACCTGGGCGGCATGAGCTTCGGCTTTACCGTGGCTGAGAATGGCGAGCGCTGGACCGGCAACCGCCGGGAGCTCCGCGCCGTGACCCTGCATGAAATCTCTGTGGTGTCCGCATGGCCGGCCTACGATGGAACCATCGTCCAGGCCCGCGCCCGGACCCCCCGATTGAACCGACTGCGCCGCTACCTGGAGACCGTATGA
- a CDS encoding phage portal protein, producing the protein MKILDLFRKKETRAEDPSWSALSGMNTATGAILTSRLAENLSVVLACTNVIATAAASIPAYVYRETENGRDVDEKHPLSKLIRRGVNDHQAWPDFVEWLIAEVLLRGNALVEIVTDGAGRVAALKPIPWQWVSVQMLPNGKLAYDVTEMTSIYGGQGKMRRLLEHEVLHLRDRSDDGLIGRARLHRAAGAVEGGLAVQEAANALHRNGLNPSGAFKLDGKLPEDARKHLRQQIEQMHAGASNRGKFFLLDQGLEWQQMTMTPEDAELLGSRKFSVEEMCRIFQVPPPLVQDYTHNTFTNSETAGRWFAMFTVAPWCRKIEAAFTRSVFSAATRDSHRLEFDLSGFLRGDHDARWRGHEIAVKNGILTVNEVRELEGWNPLTEGNQAVEV; encoded by the coding sequence ATGAAGATCCTCGACCTTTTCCGCAAGAAAGAGACCCGCGCCGAAGACCCATCCTGGAGCGCACTCTCCGGCATGAACACGGCCACAGGTGCCATACTGACCTCTCGCCTTGCCGAGAACCTGAGTGTGGTCCTTGCCTGTACGAACGTGATTGCCACGGCAGCGGCCTCGATTCCGGCCTATGTCTACCGGGAGACCGAGAACGGCCGCGACGTGGACGAAAAACACCCGTTGTCAAAGCTCATTCGGCGCGGCGTGAACGATCATCAGGCATGGCCTGACTTCGTGGAGTGGCTGATTGCCGAGGTACTGCTCCGGGGCAACGCTCTGGTGGAGATCGTGACCGACGGCGCCGGCCGGGTAGCTGCACTGAAGCCTATCCCTTGGCAATGGGTGTCCGTGCAGATGCTGCCGAATGGCAAACTGGCCTACGACGTAACCGAGATGACCAGCATATACGGCGGGCAAGGCAAGATGCGGCGTCTTCTGGAACACGAGGTCTTGCACCTGAGGGACCGCTCCGACGATGGATTGATTGGCCGCGCACGACTCCACAGAGCGGCTGGCGCTGTGGAAGGTGGTCTTGCCGTACAGGAAGCAGCCAACGCCCTGCATCGCAACGGCTTGAACCCATCCGGTGCGTTCAAGCTGGACGGCAAACTACCCGAGGACGCCCGCAAGCATCTTCGCCAGCAGATCGAGCAAATGCACGCCGGCGCATCCAATCGCGGCAAGTTCTTTCTCTTGGATCAGGGCCTTGAATGGCAGCAAATGACCATGACGCCCGAGGACGCCGAACTCTTGGGCTCGCGCAAGTTCTCCGTGGAAGAAATGTGCCGCATATTCCAGGTGCCGCCGCCGCTGGTGCAGGACTACACGCATAACACATTCACGAATTCGGAGACCGCCGGCCGCTGGTTCGCCATGTTCACCGTGGCCCCCTGGTGCCGGAAGATCGAAGCGGCTTTCACCCGCTCCGTATTCAGCGCGGCGACCAGGGATAGCCACCGGCTGGAGTTCGACCTCTCCGGCTTCCTGCGTGGAGACCATGACGCCCGCTGGCGTGGCCATGAGATCGCCGTCAAGAATGGCATCCTGACCGTGAACGAGGTTCGGGAGCTGGAGGGCTGGAACCCGCTGACCGAAGGCAACCAGGCGGTGGAGGTTTAG
- a CDS encoding helix-turn-helix transcriptional regulator: MEQGNCPLWSLKYLSPVQVEAVYGIPVKTLEDWRRRGIGPKFSRISKRMVKYSRLDVEAWFRDREVLTADQPTRLQVAS; encoded by the coding sequence GTGGAGCAGGGGAACTGCCCTTTGTGGTCGCTTAAGTACCTGAGCCCTGTTCAGGTCGAAGCGGTTTACGGCATCCCCGTAAAGACGCTGGAGGACTGGCGGCGCAGAGGTATAGGCCCAAAGTTCTCCCGCATCAGCAAGCGCATGGTGAAGTATTCCCGGCTCGATGTTGAGGCTTGGTTTAGGGATCGTGAGGTTCTGACGGCTGACCAGCCGACGCGGCTTCAAGTCGCTTCGTAG
- a CDS encoding tyrosine-type recombinase/integrase, translating into MADRIPSKRFTGVYYRESTRKHGSKPDRIYCFTFRDTLGRQRWTTVGRASEGITEAFANQKRIETINMVNHGENPAERRKKVATLADVFEACMEHDEANGRDVSYDRSRFNSAIRPEYGDFALDDFTPAIADKFKADLMRKGNTPATVVQVLGLVRKTINHATRSGLWTGQNVFSKSAGFTMPKVQNKGERWLTENEARQLLDALEIRSQQLHDMARLSLLYGLRATELFDLRHQDIDHQGEVLHVLAKGRRQKVLVDTGALEILSRYDRKPGEYVFQARRGGRLKEVSDTFGRAVDSLGLNDGIEERTQKVWFHTLRHTWASWLAQSGSVSLHELMELGRWENYEMVLRYAHLIPDHRREKLAIATKRLEAASAGQPSEPHDP; encoded by the coding sequence ATGGCTGACCGCATCCCTTCCAAACGCTTCACCGGCGTCTACTACCGGGAATCGACAAGAAAGCATGGAAGCAAGCCGGACCGCATCTACTGCTTTACATTCCGCGACACCCTCGGACGGCAAAGGTGGACAACGGTAGGTCGCGCCTCTGAGGGAATTACGGAAGCGTTTGCGAACCAAAAGCGGATCGAGACCATCAACATGGTCAACCACGGTGAGAACCCCGCCGAACGCCGAAAAAAGGTTGCGACACTGGCGGATGTGTTCGAGGCGTGCATGGAGCACGACGAAGCCAACGGCCGGGATGTGTCCTATGATCGAAGCCGTTTCAATTCCGCGATCCGCCCGGAGTATGGCGACTTCGCCCTTGACGACTTTACCCCGGCGATTGCGGACAAGTTCAAAGCTGACTTGATGCGCAAGGGCAACACGCCTGCTACCGTCGTGCAGGTTCTTGGGCTTGTACGAAAGACCATCAACCACGCCACCCGGAGCGGACTGTGGACGGGGCAGAACGTCTTTTCCAAAAGCGCCGGCTTCACCATGCCCAAGGTCCAGAACAAGGGCGAACGCTGGCTTACCGAGAACGAAGCACGGCAACTGCTCGATGCCCTGGAGATACGCAGTCAACAACTGCACGACATGGCCCGTCTGTCTCTGCTCTACGGACTTCGCGCAACAGAACTTTTTGACCTCAGACACCAGGACATAGACCACCAGGGAGAGGTACTGCATGTCCTCGCCAAGGGCCGGCGGCAAAAGGTGCTGGTCGATACTGGAGCCCTGGAGATTCTTTCCAGGTATGACCGCAAGCCGGGGGAGTACGTTTTTCAGGCGAGACGTGGCGGCCGTCTTAAAGAAGTCTCGGATACGTTCGGCCGTGCAGTTGACAGTCTCGGATTGAATGACGGCATAGAAGAGCGAACGCAAAAGGTCTGGTTCCACACCCTGCGCCACACTTGGGCGTCCTGGCTCGCACAGTCTGGAAGCGTCAGTCTCCACGAGCTGATGGAGCTTGGACGGTGGGAGAACTATGAAATGGTGCTGCGGTATGCTCATTTGATCCCAGACCATAGGCGTGAAAAGTTAGCCATTGCTACGAAGCGACTTGAAGCCGCGTCGGCTGGTCAGCCGTCAGAACCTCACGATCCCTAA